The following coding sequences lie in one Phalacrocorax carbo chromosome 3, bPhaCar2.1, whole genome shotgun sequence genomic window:
- the TSNAX gene encoding translin-associated protein X isoform X1 has product MSGKEGSGGFRKRKHDNFPHGQRKEEKENVNPSSALMTSFKSFQLELDTRHDKYERLVKLSRDITIESKRTIFLLHRFTSAPNGEEILNESEVKLDAVRWKIKQVAQELIGEDMYQFHRAISPGLQEYVEAVSFQYFIKTRSLISVEEINKQLIFTAEDREETTNMTSNSHDKQPLTWSLKVTPVDYLLGVADLTGELMRLCISSVGNGDIDTPFELSQFLRQIYDGFTFIGNTGPYEVSKKLYTLKQSLAKVENACYTLKVRGSEIPKHMLADVFSTKTELIDQEEGLS; this is encoded by the exons GATCGGGTGGGTTCAGAAAACGGAAGCATGACAATTTTCCACATGGtcaaagaaaagaggaaaaagagaatgtTAATCCATCTTCAGCTTTGATGACATCTTTTAAAT CGTTTCAACTGGAGCTTGACACCAGGCATGATAAATATGAACGGCTCGTGAAGCTCAGTCGTGATATAACAATCGAAAGCAAAAGGACAATATTTCTGCTCCACAGGTTTACCAG TGCTCCCAATGGGGAAGAAATCCTCAATGAGTCTGAAGTCAAGCTAGATGCTGTCCGATGGAAGATTAAGCAGGTTGCACAAGAACTGATTGGAGAAGACATGTATCAGTTCCACAGAGCTATATCTCcag GACTTCAAGAATATGTCGAGGCAGTCTCGTTCCAGTATTTTATCAAAACACGATCTTTGATTAGTGTTGAAGAGATCAACAAACAGCTAATATTTACAgcagaagacagagaagaaacaacaaacatg ACCTCCAATTCCCATGATAAACAGCCACTCACTTGGAGCCTGAAGGTAACACCTGTAGATTACCTGCTGGGAGTGGCTGATCTGACTGGAGAGCTGATGCGGCTGTGCATCAGCAGCGTTGGAAATGGTGACATAGACACGCCTTTTGAACTGAGCCAGTTCTTACGTCAGATTTACGATGGGTTTACTTTCATTGGCAACACTGGACCTTACGAAGTGTCTAAGAAGCTGTATACCTTGAAGCAGAGCCTGGCAAAAGTAGAGAACGCCTGCTACACATTGAAAGTACGGGGATCTGAAATCCCAAAGCACATGCTGGCTGATGTGTTCTCCACCAAAACGGAATTGATTGACCAAGAGGAGGGTCTTTCTTAA
- the TSNAX gene encoding translin-associated protein X isoform X2, producing the protein MTSFKSFQLELDTRHDKYERLVKLSRDITIESKRTIFLLHRFTSAPNGEEILNESEVKLDAVRWKIKQVAQELIGEDMYQFHRAISPGLQEYVEAVSFQYFIKTRSLISVEEINKQLIFTAEDREETTNMTSNSHDKQPLTWSLKVTPVDYLLGVADLTGELMRLCISSVGNGDIDTPFELSQFLRQIYDGFTFIGNTGPYEVSKKLYTLKQSLAKVENACYTLKVRGSEIPKHMLADVFSTKTELIDQEEGLS; encoded by the exons ATGACATCTTTTAAAT CGTTTCAACTGGAGCTTGACACCAGGCATGATAAATATGAACGGCTCGTGAAGCTCAGTCGTGATATAACAATCGAAAGCAAAAGGACAATATTTCTGCTCCACAGGTTTACCAG TGCTCCCAATGGGGAAGAAATCCTCAATGAGTCTGAAGTCAAGCTAGATGCTGTCCGATGGAAGATTAAGCAGGTTGCACAAGAACTGATTGGAGAAGACATGTATCAGTTCCACAGAGCTATATCTCcag GACTTCAAGAATATGTCGAGGCAGTCTCGTTCCAGTATTTTATCAAAACACGATCTTTGATTAGTGTTGAAGAGATCAACAAACAGCTAATATTTACAgcagaagacagagaagaaacaacaaacatg ACCTCCAATTCCCATGATAAACAGCCACTCACTTGGAGCCTGAAGGTAACACCTGTAGATTACCTGCTGGGAGTGGCTGATCTGACTGGAGAGCTGATGCGGCTGTGCATCAGCAGCGTTGGAAATGGTGACATAGACACGCCTTTTGAACTGAGCCAGTTCTTACGTCAGATTTACGATGGGTTTACTTTCATTGGCAACACTGGACCTTACGAAGTGTCTAAGAAGCTGTATACCTTGAAGCAGAGCCTGGCAAAAGTAGAGAACGCCTGCTACACATTGAAAGTACGGGGATCTGAAATCCCAAAGCACATGCTGGCTGATGTGTTCTCCACCAAAACGGAATTGATTGACCAAGAGGAGGGTCTTTCTTAA